A single window of Nicotiana tomentosiformis chromosome 1, ASM39032v3, whole genome shotgun sequence DNA harbors:
- the LOC138909078 gene encoding uncharacterized protein → MSKSGFDRHTGPKEPPRLSEYNFNIDSFAIVSAIGRIKDTKWPRPLESDPAREILGTHGHRTEDCRQLREEVARLFNEGHLPEFLSDRAKNHFKNKVYNRQNEQEEPQHIIHMINGGIDVQQGPVLKRTKISIIREKRSRTQDYIPKGILSFSDEDAKWIMQPHNDALVIYVLMNKTQVKCVLIDPGSLANIIRSRVVEQLGLQDQVMPVTLVLNGFNMACETTKGEIILAVNVVGTIQEMKFHMIEGDMRYNAIFGRPWIRNMRAVPSTLHQVLKFPTPKGIKAVCGEKPAANEMFAVDEVIPISSLSSTKGSDSNEKRDTK, encoded by the coding sequence ATGAGCAAGAGTGGGTTCgataggcataccggacctaaggaaccaccacggttatcagaatataacttcaatattGATTCAttcgccatcgtatcggctatcggacgcatcaaagatactaaatggcctcgacctctggaGTCTGATCCAGCTAGAGAAATCcttggcacccatggccacagaacggaagattgtaggcagttgagagaggaggtagcccggttattcaatgaagggcaccttccagagtttttaagtgaccgagccaagaaccatttcaaaaacaaagTGTACAacagacaaaacgaacaagaagagccacaacacatcatccacatgatcaacggagggatcgatgtccaacaggggccggtgcttaaacgcactaagatatcgattataagagagaagcgatctcgaactcaggattacatacCTAAAGGAATATTGTCCTTTAGTGACGAAGACGCGAAATGGatcatgcagccccataacgatgcactggtaatatatgtacttatgaataaaactcaagttaaatgtgtgttaattgatccaggtagtttggccaacatcattcgatcaagggtcgtagagcagctcggtctacaggaccaggtcatgCCCGTAAccctggtactaaacggattcaatatggcatgtgaaactactaagggcgagataattctggcagtaaacgtggtcgggaccatccaagaaatgaagttccacatgatcgagggcgacatgagatataacgccaTATTCGGGAGGCCTTGGATCcgcaacatgagagcagtaccttcgacccttcaccaggttctaaaattcccaacaccaaagGGAATCAAGGCGGTCTGCGGGGAGAAACCGGCTGCGAatgaaatgtttgccgtcgatgaagtgattccgatatcatcactatcatcgacaaagggatcagattcgaaTGAGAAacgggataccaaatag